From Cellulomonas dongxiuzhuiae, the proteins below share one genomic window:
- a CDS encoding GNAT family N-acetyltransferase: MRTARPQDATALAELAAVTFPLACPPGSTAQDQQAFLAAHLSAERFVEHTSAADRAVLVTATPDDELLGYTVLVTGEPADEDARAAVHIRPAVELSKCYVHPDHHGAGVASALLRTSFEHARALGGMGMWLGVNQHNARAQAFYAREGFAVVGVKHFRVGSRLEDDYVLERPL, encoded by the coding sequence GTGCGGACCGCCCGGCCGCAGGACGCGACCGCGCTCGCCGAGCTCGCCGCGGTCACGTTCCCCCTGGCGTGCCCGCCGGGCTCGACCGCGCAGGACCAGCAAGCCTTCCTCGCGGCGCACCTGAGCGCCGAGCGGTTCGTCGAGCACACGTCCGCCGCGGACCGTGCGGTCCTGGTCACCGCGACGCCCGACGACGAGCTCCTGGGCTACACGGTGCTCGTGACCGGGGAGCCCGCCGACGAGGACGCCCGCGCCGCCGTGCACATCCGTCCCGCCGTCGAGCTCTCCAAGTGCTACGTCCACCCCGACCACCACGGGGCGGGGGTGGCGTCCGCGCTGCTGCGCACGTCGTTCGAACACGCCCGCGCCCTCGGCGGCATGGGCATGTGGCTGGGCGTCAACCAGCACAACGCCCGCGCGCAGGCCTTCTACGCGCGCGAGGGCTTCGCGGTCGTCGGGGTCAAGCACTTCCGCGTCGGGTCGCGCCTCGAGGACGACTACGTGCTGGAGCGCCCGCTCTGA
- a CDS encoding TIM-barrel domain-containing protein, translating to MTWALTPPMGWNSWDCYGTTVTEAEVLANARFMAERLLPHGWDTVVVDIDWSDPDARPHGYTQDADLVLDGNGYPQPAPGRFPSAAGGRGFADLAAQVHAMGLRFGVHVLRGIPRRAVAARLPVAGADSAPSGGPVTTADIADTSSTCAWNGHMYGLDHAHPAAQTWLDGLVAQLASWGVDLVKVDDMLAPFHADAVTAWSRAIERSGRQIVLSLSPGTALSTAHLPVLRAHAQMWRVCDDLWDRWEDVHANFARLARWAPFQQPGGWADADMLPLGRIGIRAERGEDRASRLTPDEQRTLLTLWVMARSPLMMGGDLPTSDAATVALLTTPAVGHVLRTATDGRELLREPADDGEVVVWSARCATGATRYVAVFWTGTGTRTQRLPLSGLVGDAAAVRGWTVRDLWSGDPLPPPEPTAEPGGRLTLDVPSHGVRWVALDPVGPDAPG from the coding sequence ATGACATGGGCACTCACCCCTCCGATGGGGTGGAACAGCTGGGACTGCTACGGCACGACCGTCACCGAGGCCGAGGTGCTGGCCAACGCGCGCTTCATGGCCGAGCGGCTGCTGCCCCACGGCTGGGACACGGTCGTGGTCGACATCGACTGGTCCGACCCCGACGCACGTCCTCACGGCTACACGCAGGACGCCGACCTCGTCCTCGACGGCAACGGCTACCCCCAGCCGGCACCCGGACGCTTCCCGTCCGCCGCCGGCGGGCGCGGGTTCGCCGACCTCGCCGCGCAGGTGCACGCGATGGGTCTGCGGTTCGGCGTCCACGTGCTGCGGGGCATCCCGCGCCGCGCGGTCGCGGCGCGCCTGCCCGTGGCGGGCGCCGACAGCGCGCCGTCGGGCGGCCCGGTCACCACCGCCGACATCGCCGACACGTCGTCGACCTGCGCCTGGAACGGTCACATGTACGGGCTCGACCACGCGCACCCCGCCGCGCAGACCTGGCTCGACGGCCTCGTCGCGCAGCTCGCGTCGTGGGGCGTCGACCTCGTCAAGGTCGACGACATGCTCGCGCCGTTCCACGCCGACGCCGTCACGGCGTGGTCCCGCGCGATCGAGCGCTCCGGGCGCCAGATCGTGCTGTCGCTGTCACCCGGCACCGCGCTGTCGACCGCGCACCTTCCGGTGCTGCGCGCGCACGCCCAGATGTGGCGCGTGTGCGACGACCTCTGGGACCGCTGGGAGGACGTGCACGCGAACTTCGCGCGGCTCGCGCGCTGGGCGCCGTTCCAGCAGCCCGGCGGGTGGGCCGACGCCGACATGCTGCCGCTCGGACGCATCGGCATCCGCGCCGAGCGCGGCGAGGACCGCGCGTCGCGCCTGACGCCCGACGAGCAGCGCACGCTGCTGACGCTGTGGGTCATGGCGCGCTCGCCGCTCATGATGGGCGGCGACCTGCCGACGTCCGACGCCGCGACCGTCGCGCTGCTGACCACGCCCGCCGTCGGGCACGTCCTGCGCACCGCCACCGACGGCCGCGAGCTCCTGCGCGAGCCGGCCGACGACGGCGAGGTCGTCGTGTGGTCGGCACGCTGCGCCACCGGGGCGACCCGCTACGTCGCCGTGTTCTGGACGGGCACGGGCACCCGCACGCAGCGGCTGCCGCTCTCGGGTCTCGTGGGGGACGCGGCAGCGGTACGCGGCTGGACCGTGCGCGACCTGTGGTCGGGCGACCCGCTGCCACCGCCGGAGCCGACCGCCGAGCCGGGGGGTCGGCTCACGCTCGACGTGCCGTCGCACGGCGTGCGCTGGGTCGCCCTCGACCCCGTCGGGCCCGACGCACCCGGCTGA